In the Nocardioides panaciterrulae genome, CCTCGCCTTCCGGATGCTCGTCCAGGCGCCGGCGCAGGCAGCTGATGAACAGCCCCCGCTTGCTGCCGAACGCCTGATAGAGGCTCCCGCGGTGCAAACCCGTGGCCCCCACCAGCTCCTCGATCGAGGTGCCCTCGTAGCCAGCCCGCAAGAAGGCCCCTGCGGACTGGTCGAGAACCACACCCTCGTCGTAGCCGCGCTGCCTTCCCATATGGGACAGCGTATTAGATAACCGACCGTTCGTTCAACAAAACGATGACGCGATCGACCTGTCGCGGCCGAGCACCTGCCCAGCGTGCTCGCCTGAGCCGAGGAGGAGCAGTGGTCGATGACCGCCACAGTGGTGGAACATGGATGCCTCAATAGGCGGGTTGATCAGCGGCGATACTGACTCGTTCGGCTCAGGCGGCCTCGGGCTCGCCGTCGAGGTCGTAGTGGGGGTGCCGGTGCAGCTCCTGGACGTCCTGCTTGGTCGCGGTCAGGTAGACCACCAGGGCCAGGATCACGGCGAGGAAGACGAAGCTGGTGGCGGTCGTCCCGATGCCGAGCCCGCCGTCGGCCTTCGTCTGCGAGAGCAGGTCGCCGATCGAGGCACCCAGCGGCCGGGTCATCACGTAGACGGCCCAGAAGGCCAGTACGGCGTTGATGTGGAAGCCGTAGAACGCGATCGCGACCAGCACGATCACGCCGGCGAAGAGCGCGAGCGAGGTGCCGTAGCCCAGCCCGAACTGCTCCCCGATCAGGTCCCCGGTCGCCGTGCCGAGCGCGAAGGTGAACAGGATCGCCAGCCAGTAGAAGGCCTCCCGACGCCGGCTGACCACCGAGTGGATCGACAGCGTGCGCTCCACGGCGTACCAGCCGGTGAACGTGGCCGCGAGCAGGAGGCCGAACACGATCGTGCTGTCGATCAGCGGGACGCCGAGCCCGTCGGTGAGGTTGTCGGTGATCAGGGTGCCGACCACGCTGATCAGCACGACGGTGAGCCAGTAGACCGGCGCGAGGTAGCGCTCCAGCGAGAACTGCACGGCCAGCACGACCACGAAGAGCACGCTCATCACGGCCGTGGTGTTGGTCAGGCCGAAGCCGAGGGTCTCGTTGAGGTAGTCCGCGGCGGTCTCACCGACGGTGGTCGCGAGCACCTTGATGATCCAGAAGATCGCGATGACCTCGGGGACCTTGTTCAGGGTCACCCCGGGCCGCAGGGTCAGGCGCGGGTCGTTCGTGGTCATGGTCATGGTGACCACGATGGCGGCCGGGACCTGCCGGACTCCTGACTGCGAGGCTCACTCCCCGCCCGGCAGCTCCACCTCGAAGCAGCCGCCCGGCCCGGGCAGCGCCCGCACGCTGCCGCCGACGGACTCCACGAGCCGGCCCACGACGGCCAGGCCCAGCCCCGCCGTGCCGCCGCCCTCGCCCCGGTGGCCGGGGCGGAAGACCTGGTCCACCTCCGCGGCCGCCAGCCCGGGGCCGTCGTCGTGGACGGCCACCACCACCCGGGTGCCCCGGCGCTGCGCGTCGAGCTCGACCCTGCTGCGCGCGTGCCGGGCGGCGTTGTCGAGCAGCGGCGTGAGCGCGGCCCGCACCACCGCGGGTGCGGCCGCCGCGACCAGCCCGGCGGGGACCGGGCGCACCCGCACCTCGACCGGGTACGCCGCGTCGCGGGCGACCGCGGCCAGCACCCGGGCCATCTCGCAGGTGGCCTCCCGGTCGTGTCGCGACCGGGCCGCGTCCAGCATCGAGCCGACCACGCCGTCGAGCCGCCCGGCGGCCTCGACGATCGCCCGGAGCGACTCCTCGCCGGCCGGCCCGGCGGTCGCGAGCGCCAGCTCGGCCTCGGCCCGGATCACCGCCAGCGGCGTGCGCAGCTCATGGGCCATCTCGTCGGAGAGCCGGCGCTCGGTGTGCAGCGCGTCCGCGATCCGGTCGAGCATGTGGTCCAGGGTCTGGCCCAGCTCGGTGATCTCGTCGACCGGCGGCCCGAGGCCGAAGCGGCGGTCGAGGTCGTGCTCCTCCCAGTCCTGGGCGCTGCGCACCATCGAGTGCACGTGACCCAGGGCGTGCCGCGCGGCCTCCCACGCCGCGACGCCGGCCGCCAGCACGGTCAGCAGGCCGAGCACCGACGAGAGCCAGAGGCCGCGCCGCTCCGCATGCTCGTACGGCGTGAGGTCGACGCCGGCCACCACCGTGGCGACGGGGCGGCCCTGGGCCACCACCGGCCGGGCCACCAGCCGGATCTGCTCGCCGATCGAGGCCGTGGCGGCGACCGGCCGGGCGCCCAGCCGGGTGATCGCGCCCGCGTCGCCGGCCGGCAGCCGGCCGTCGACCAGCCGCCCGTCGGCCCCGAAGACCCACACGTCCCGGTCGAGGGCGTTGGGGCCGGACTCCAGCACCCGCACCTGCCCGTCGGCGACGCGGACGGTGCCGGCGACCGCCGCGGCCCTGGCCCGGGCCACCTCGGTGGCGTCGGTGTCGTTGACGCGAGCGAGGTAGACCTGCAGCAGCACGACCACCGCGGCGACGACCAGCGCCGTGATCACCATGGTGACCGCGACCAGGCGGGTCCGCAGCCGCCCGCGGACCCGCGCACCACCCGGCCCGCGGGTCAGCGCCATGCGTAGCCGACCCCGTGCACGGTCGCGATCCGCGGTCCGCCCTCGGGGAGCTCGGCGAGCTTGGCCCGGACCCGCCGCACGTAGGAGTCGAGCGTGTTGTCGGAGACCATCGCCCCGTCCGGCCAGCCGGCCGCCACCAGCGCGCGGCGGCGGACGACCTCACCCGGGGTCCCCATCAGCCGGGCGAGGACCGCGAACTCCGTCGGCGTCAGCGCCACCGAGACGCCCTCGTGCTCCACCGCATGGGTGGTGGCGTCGAGGGTGGGGCCCTGCGGCACCGGCCGCTGGGCCCGCGCCCGGCGCTCGAGCACCCGCAGCCGGGCCATCAGCTCGGCGAGCTCGAAGGGCTTGCCGAGGTAGTCGTCGGCGCCGGCCTCGAAGCCGGCGACCTTGTGGTGCACGCCGCCCCGGGCGGTGAGCATCAGCACCGGGGCCGCGACACCGTTGGCCTTCAGCGCCAGGCACACGTCCCGGCCGTCGATGTCGGGCAGCCCGAGGTCGAGGACCACGACGTCGGGGCCACGGCCGGTGAACGCCCGCAGCGCCTCGGCCCCGGTGGCCACCGCGACCACGTCGTACCCCTCGGCCTTCAGCGCGCGGACGAGGACCGACCGCAGCTGCCGGTCGTCCTCGCAGACGCCGATCGTGGTCACGTCACCAGATCCGGACCCGGTCCTCCGGGTCGAGCCACAGACCGTCGCCCTCGGTGCTCTCGAAGACCTCGTGGAACTCGGCGAGGTTGCGCACGATGTTCGCGCGGAACTCCGCCGGGCTGTGCGGGTCGACGGTCAGGAACTGCAGCGCCTGCTCCTTGCGGCGCTTGGTGCGCCAGCAGAACGCCCAGTTCATGAACAGCCGCCGGCGCTCCTCGACCGACGCCTCGCCGCCCTGCGAGAGGAGGTAGGCGGTGTGGCCGATCGTCAGGCCGCCCAGGTCGCCGATGTTCTCGCCGACCGTCAGCGCGCCGTTGACGTGCTCCCCGGGCAGGTCGCGCGGCTCGAAGGCGTCGTACTGCTCGATCAGCTTCTTCGACTTCACCTCGAAGGCGGCCTTGTCGTCGGGGGTCCACCAGTCGTTGAGGTTCCCCTGCCCGTCGTACTGCGCGCCCTGGTCGTCGAAGCCGTGGCCGATCTCGTGGCCGATGACCGCGCCGATGCCGCCGTAGTTCTCGGCCGGGTGCGCGTCGGGGCTGAAGAACGGCTTCTGCAGGATGCCCGCGGGGAAGCAGATCTCGTTGGTGCCGGGGTTGTAGTAGGCGTTGACCGTCTGCGGGAGCATGAACCACTCGTCGCGGTCGACCGGCGCACCGATCTTGGCCAGCTGGCGGTCGGTCTCGAACGCCGACGCGGCCGCGACGTTGCCGAGCAGGTCGTCGGGCCGGACCTGCAGCGCGGAGTAGTCGCGGAACTCCTGCGGGTAGCCGATCTTGGGGTTGAAGGTCTCGAGCTTCTCGTAGGCCCGCTGCTTGGTCTCCTCGGTCATCCAGTCCAGCCGGGAGATCGAGTCGCGGTAGGCGGCGAGCAGGTTCGCGACCAGGTCGTCCATCATCGCCTTCGAGGCCGGCGGGAAGTGCCGGGCGACGTACTCCTTGCCGACCGCCTCGCCGATCGAGGACTCCACCAGCGCCACCCCGCGCTTCCAGCGGGCCCGTAGCTCGGGGGTGCCGTTGAGGGTGCGGCCGTAGAAGTCGAAGTTGGTCTCGACGAAGTCGTCGGTGAGGTACGGCGCGGCCGAGCGCAGCACGTGGACCAGCATCCAGGCCCGCCACTGCTCGATCGGGACCTCGTCGAGGACCGTGGAGAGGTGCTCGAAGAACGACGGCTGGCGCACGCACGCCTCGGCGAGGGTCCGGTCGTTGCCGCCGAGGTTGGTGACGTAGGCGTCCCAGTCGAAGGACGGGCACATCGCCCGGATCTGTTCGGCCGTGCGCAGGTTGTAGGTCTTCTGGACGTCGCGGGTCTCGGCGCGCTCCCAGTGGCCGCGGGCCAGCCGGGTGTCGATGTCGAGCACGGTCGCGGCCTTGCCGGCCGGGTCCTCGATCTCGGCGAGGGTCAGCAGCGCGGTGAGGTAGGCGACGTACTTCTCCCGGACCTCGGCGAACTTGTCCTCGCGGTAGTAGGACTCGTCGGGCAGGCCGAGGCCGCCCTGGCCGAGGTGGAACAGGTAGCGGTCGGAGTCCTTGGCGTCGGTGTCGACGTAGGAGCCGAACAGGCCGTGGCCGCCGAGCCGCTCGAACTCCCCGAGGAACGCGGCGAGGTCGCGCACGTCGCGCAGGGCCGCGACCGCGTCGAGCAGCGGCCGGGCGGGGCGCAGGCCGAGCCGGTCGATCGCCTGGGTGTCCATGAAGGAGGCGTAGAGGTCCCCGATCTTGCGGGCGTCCTCGGACAGGCCCTCCTCGCCCCGGGTGACGGCCTCGCCGAGCGACTCGATGATCGCGCGGACCTGCTCCTCGGCGGCGTCGGCGAGCTGCACGAACGGGCCCCAGCTCGACCGGTCGGACGGGATCTCCGTCTCGTCCAGCCAGCGTCCGTTCACGTGGCCGAACAGGTCATCCTGCGGCCGGATGTCGGGGTTCATGCCCGAGCGGGCGTCATCGAGGATCGTCACGGTGCCGACCCTAACCGAGCCGACCGAGCCGACCGAGACGACCGCGACGGCGGCGCGGGCGCGGCGGCGGGGTGGATGGCCTCTTCCTGCGCTTGATGGGCGTTGCAACGGCCCCCCACCGAGGGGATCCCCGGCTGGCCGGGGATTCCTGCAGCCCGCCCGCTCAGTCGCGGACCCGCACCACCGACTTGCCCAGCGTCCGGCGCTGCTCCATGTCGCTGAGCGCGCGGCCGAACTCCTCGAGGGCGAAGGTCGCGCCGACCGGGGGGCGCACCACGCCGCGCTCCATCATCGGCACCAGCGCCTGCCACTGGTCGGCCATGTAGCCCGGGCGGACCATCGCGTAGGCGCCCCAGCCGACGCCGCGCACGTCGACGTTGTTGAGCAGCAGCCGGTTCACCTTGACCTGGGGGATGCCCTGGCCGGCGGCGAACCCGACGACCAGCAGCCGGCCCTGGGGCGCGAGCACCCGCAGCGAGTCGGTGAACACTTCCCCGCCGACCACGTCGACGACGACGTCGACGCCCACCCCGGCGGTCAGCGCCATCGCCGCGTCCTTGAAGCCGTCGAGCAGGACGACGTCGTCCGCGCCGGCCCGCTCGGCGACCCCCGCCTTTTCCCGGGTGCTGACCACGGCGATGGTCCGGGCGCCGTACCCCCTGGCGACCTGGATCGTGGCGGTGCCGACGCCACCGGCCGCGCCGTGCACCAGCACGGTCTCCCCCGAGCGGAGCTGGCCGCGCTCGGCCAGCGCGAACTGGGCGGTCAGGTAGTTCATCGGCAGCGCGGCGCCCTCGTCGAACGAGACCCCGTCGGGCAGGGGGAACGTCGACATCGCCGGCGAGGCGACCCGCTCCGCGGCCCCGCCGTACGGCCCGACCCCGGCGACCCGCTGGCCCTCGGTGAACCCGCCGGCGCCGGACTCGGCGGGGCGCAGCACGGTGCCGGCGAAGTCCACGCCGAGCGTGAACGGCGGCTCCGGCTTGAGCTGGTACTCCCCCCGGCTCAGCAGCAGGTCGGGGAAGGAGACCCCGACCCGGTGCACCTCGACCAACACGTCGTCCGGGCCGGGCGTCGGCTCGTCCACCTCCCGGACCTGGACGTCGGCGGGACCGGTGGGGCTGAGGACCTGGACGGCGCGCATGCCCCGGACGCTACCGGGGGTGCGGTCGGCGGGAGCCCGCCGGACGGGTCGTCAGCGGGGCTTGACCAGCGCGTTCATCTCGAAGTGCATCGGGTCGGTGTAGTGCCAGTCGCCGCCCCAGGTGAAGCCCCACTTCTCGAAGATCGCCACCACGGTGCGGTCCATCTCGCCGGCGGTGCCGCGCTGGTTACCGGGCACGTTGAGGTCCAGCGCGAGCCCGAAGGAGTGGTTGGACAGCGAGGTGGTGCCGGCGATGAAGCGGGGGTAGTAGCAGCCGGCGTACTCCTGCGGGTGGATCTTCGAGGCCAGGCCGCGGTCGACGACCTCCTGCAGCGCCGCCCGCAGCTGCGGGAAGATCAGCCGGTTGCAGGTGACGTCGCCGAGGATCGGGACCGGCGCGGTGGTGATGTGGCTGCGCACCCAGGCCGGGTCGGGCGCGATGTGGCCGCCGCCGAGCACCGTGTAGTTGAAGGTCCCGACCGCGTCGGCCACGGTGCCGACCAGCAGCGCCGTCTGCTGCACGCTGGTGTCCAGCCCCTTGCGGGCCACGACGTCGGTGAGCTGCACCGACGCCCCGCCGCCCGCGATCCGCTCGATCGGCTTGCGCATCGACTCCGGGGAGGCCAGCCCCGTGGTCACCAGCAGCGCGTTGTCGGGCTGCATGCCGAGGGGCTCGATCCAGGTGTCGTTGACCACCGCGTCGACCTCGGGGGTCTGCGGCGCCCAGGCCCCCACGTGCAGCTGCGGGGCGTCCTTGCCGCTGCCGAGCCGGACGTAGTCCTGCTTGTCGGTGGGCAGCTTGCCCCGCAGCCCGGGCCGCAGCGCCACCTCGCCGCCGGCGACCCGGGCCCACACCTGGCGGGTCTCGGCGGAGGCGTACGGCGTGAAGTTGCGGTACGTCGCCGGGTCGACCGCCGCCACGGTCAGCGCCTTGTTCTCGATCACGACCTGGCCCATGGCCATCGGCTCGACCCGGGTCACGCCCTTGAGGTGCTTGATCGCCCGGACCATGTCGGGGCGCAGCGTGCGGGTGCTGTAGACGATCAGGTCGGCGATCCCCACCTGGCCGGTGCGCGGGCCGGGCGGGTCCACGGCGTGCGCGGGGTCGGCGACCGGCGGCGCGCTCGCGCTCGCCGACCCGGTCGCGGAGGGGGACGTGGACGTGCCGGTCGAGGTGCCGGTGCCGGTCGCGGGGCCGGTCGCGGGGCCGGTCGCGGGGCCGGTCGAGGTGGTGGCCGGGTCGCCCGGGTCCTCGGCCTGGGTGGTCGCGCAGGCCGCGGTCAGCGCCAGCACAGCCAGCACCGCCGGCAGCCACCGCGCCGCCGTACGCCCTCCGCGCATGGCTCTCCCTCCCCGTGCCGTTCAGGGTATGACGCCCCACCTCACCCGGCTGCCCGGGTCACTACCCTGTGACCCTCCCGTTCACGCCCCCGAGGTTGGTCATGGTCCACGTCGCCCCACCCCGGCCGGGGTCCCCGCCCGGCCACTACGTCCTCACGCTGGCCTGCCCGGACCGGCCCGGCATCGTGCACGCGGTCTCCGGCTTCCTCGTCGGCCACGGCGGCAACATCGTGGAGAGCCAGCAGTTCGGCGACCAGCTCGAGGGCCGCTTCTTCATGCGGATCTCGTTCGTGCTCGCGCCCGGCGCGCCCGACCTGGCCACCCTGCGCACCGACTTCGCGCCGATCGCCCGTGAGTTCGGCATGGACGTCGAGCTGCGCGACGCCGCGGCGCCGTACCGCACCCTGGTCATGGTCTCCGGGCACCTGCACTGCCTCAACGACCTGCTCTTCCGGGCCAGCACCGGCTCGCTCGGCGTCGAGATCGCCGGCGTGGTGTCCAACCACACGGTCGCGGAGCCGCTGGTGCGCTCCTGGGACGTGCCGTTCCACCACGTCCCGGTCACCGCGGACACCAAGCCGCAGGCCGAGGCCGAGCTGCTGCGGCTCGTCGACGAGCTCGACGTGCACCTGGTGGTGTTGGCCCGCTACATGCAGGTGCTCTCCGACCACCTGTGCCGCAGCCTGTCGGGCCGGGTGATCAACATCCACCACTCGTTCCTGCCGAGCTTCAAGGGCGCCAAGCCCTACCACCAGGCGTTCGACCGCGGCGTCAAGCTGGTCGGGGCGACCGCGCACTACGTCACCGCGGACCTCGACGAGGGGCCGATCATCGAGCAGGACGTCATCCGCGTCGACCACGGCTACGACCAGGAGGCGCTGGTCGCCGCCGGCCGCGACGTCGAGGCGCAGGTGCTGTCGCGGGCGGTGCGCTGGCACGCCGAGTCGCGGGTGCTGGTCAACGGGCACAAGACCGTCGTCTTCCGCTGACCGCGCCGCCCGGGTCGGGGGGCGCGGGGGCGCGGGGGCGCGGGGGCGCGGGGGCCGTTAGGGTCGCCGCGCTGCGCCCGGGAGGTCAGGGTCGCCGCCCGACCACCCGCGTTCGGATGGTCAGCCACGAGACCAGCCCGCCGAGGGCGAGCAGCCCGGCGCAGGCGAGGATCGCCGAGCGGTACGCCGGGTCGAGGGTCAGCGGGTCGGCGTACTCGCTGCCCGAGAGGCCCACCGCGACCGGGAGCGCGGCCACCGCGAGCAGCGAACCGGTGCGCGCCACGGCGTTGTTGACCCCGCTGGCGATGCCGGCGTGCTCCGCGGGCGCCGCGGCCAGCACCGTCGCGGTCAGCGGCGCCACCATCAGCGCCAGCCCCAGCCCGAAGACCGTGAGGCCCGGCAGCACGTCGGTCGTGTAGCGCACCTCGGGTCCGACCCGGAGCAGCAGCAGGCTCCCCGCAGCCATCACCAGCGGGCCGAGCGTGAGGGGGATCCGCGGCCCGGTGCGGGCCGCGAGCCGGCCGCCGCGGGCGGCCAGCAGCAGCATGCACACGGTGATCGGGAGCGTGGACAGCCCGGCGGCCAGGGGGCCGTAGCCGCCGACCACCTGCAGCTGCAGCACGAGGAAGAACAGCAGCGCGCCGAGCGCGGCGTAGGCCAGCACCGTCAGCCCGTTCGCGGCACTGAAGGTGCGGTCGGCGAAGATGCCCAGCGCCAGCATCGGGTGGTCGCTGGTCCGCTCGCGCAGGACGAACCCGGCCGCGGCGAGGACCGCCAGCGCCACCGCCCACGCCATCCCCGGATCACCCCACTGGACCAGCGCGTAGGTCGCGCCCCCGAGCGCCAGCGTGGCGAGCACCGCCCCGGGGACGTCGAACCGGTCCGGCGCGCCGGGGTCCCGGGTCTCCGGGACGTGCCGGCGGGCGACGACGACGGTGACCACCGCCACGGGCAGGTTGACCAGGAAGATCCACCGCCACGAGGCGAGCTGGACCAGCCCGCCGCCCACCAGCGGGCCGAGCGCGGCCGCGATGCTGCCGAGCCCCGACCACGAGCCGATCGCCTCGGCGCGGTCCTCGGCGTCGAACGCGCCCTGGATCATCGCCAGGCTGCCCGGCGTCAGCAGCGCCGCCCCGGCCCCCTGCACGATCCTGGCCACGACCAGCGCCCCGGGGGTCGGCGCCAGGCCGCAAGCCAGGGAGGCGAGCGCGAACCACACCGTGCCGATCACGAAGACGCGGCGCCGGCCGAACCGGTCCCCCAGCGACCCGCCGAGCAGGATCAGGCTCGCGAGCGCGAGCAGGTAGCCGTCGGTGATCCACTGCAGCTGCGCGAGGCTCGCGCCGAGGTCCCGGCCGACCGTGCGCAGCGCGACGTTGACCACCGTGCCGTCCAGCAGCACCATGCCCGAGCCCAGCACCGCGGCGGCGACCACGTAGCGACCGGCGGGGGTGCCGGCCCGCACCGGTGCGGGGTGGTCGGCGGGCGTCACGGGCCCAGTCTGCTCCCGAGTCGGGCGGGCGGCGTCCGGGAGCGGTACGGCGGTCTCAGCGCAGCACCCGGGCCGCGATCCAGGCGATGTCGTCGGCGGTCCGTCCGGGCGGACCGGAGGGCTGCATCACGTGGCTGAGCACCACGCGCACGACCATGTCGATCGCGGCCTCGAGGTGCGCCTCGTCGAGGTCGAGCCGGTACGCCGCGATCCGCTGCCCGATCACCAGCTTGGCCGCCGCGAGCAGCGACTCGGCGTGCGTGGTGAGCAGCGGCAGCAGCTCGGTGTCCGCGCCATGGGTGGCGGAGACGACCGCGTGCAGCAGCCGGTTGTCCTGGGCCAGCTCGAGCACCCCGCGGGCGGCGGCCCGGATCGCCTCGACCAGGTCCCCGGGACCGTGCTCCGGGCGCGCGTCGAACGCCTCCGTCACCACCCCGAGGAACCGGTCCAGCTCGTGCAGGATCATCGCCTCGGCCAGCCCGGCCTTGGTGCCGACCTCGTTGTAGACGGTCTGCCGGCTCACGCCGACCCGCTCCGCCACGGTCCCCATCGTGACCCGCGCCCACCCGAGCTCCAGGGTCAGCGCCACACCGACGTCGACGACGCGCTCGCGCATGGTCGGGACGGAGGCGTGCGCGGCGGCGGTGGTCACGCCCCCAGTCTAGGAAGGCCGGTACGCCGGGTCGGGTCCCGAGCCCGCGGGGCGTTCGTCCCTGCCCTCGGGCGGCGGGGGCGGCCGAGAGTGGGGAGCACCAGCCGACGACTCCCCGGAGGAACACACATGAAGCCTCGACTGACGGCCGCCGCGGCGGCCCTGCTGCTCACCGGCACCGCGCTCGCCACCCCGGGGCCGGCGCAGGCCGCGGCACGTCCCGGCGCCGGCGACCGCAGCCTCGCGACGGTGCTCGCCGCCGACGGCCACCACTTCGACAAGAATCCGCACGACTTCGACGTGCTCGACAAGCTGGTGACCCGGGTCCTGACCCGCAAACCGGACAGTCGGCTGGCGATCCTCACCGACGGCTCGCGACGCCTCACCGCGTTCCTGCCCACCGACGGGGCGATGCGGCGCACGATCTCCGACATCAACGACCGCCACTACGGCTCGGAGCGGCAGGTCTTCCGCGGGATCTGGAGCACCGCAGGCCTGAGGGGCACCGAGCGGGTCCTGCTCTACCACCTGGTCCGCGGTGCGACCCTCACCTACGCGCAGGCCCGGAAGGCGGCGCCGACCAGCCTGCGGACCATGCAGGGGGGGTCCGTGGACGTCCGGAAGCGGCACGGCCGGCTGCTGCTCCACGACCACAACCCGGCCTCGCCGAACGCGCGGGTGATCCCCGCCCTGCGGGACATCAACGCGGGCAACCGGCAGATCGCGCACGGGATCAGCTGGGTGATCAGTCCTGACTGAGGGCGCCCGGTCGGCACGGCGCGTCAGGCGGCGCCCACCTCGCGCTCGAGCGGCACGAAGTCGACCTTCTCCCGCACCCCGCAGTCGGGGCAGCACCAGGTGTCGGGGATGTCGGCCCAGGCGGTGCCGGCCGCGAAGCCCTCGTGCTCGTCGCCGGCGGCCACGTCGTACACGTAGTCGCAGCTCGGGCAGCGGGCCGCGAGCACCTCCGCGACCGCCCCGGGGGTGGCGTCGGGGTGCTCATCGGCGGCCACCGGGACCGGAGGCGGGTAGGCCGCGAGGAGCCGCTCGCGCCGGTGCGGGCTGAGGTTGGCCCGGCTCAGGTCGCCGTCGAAATGGGCCAGCACCCGCGGGTCCATCACGCGTCGCCAGAGCGGCGGCACGATCGCGAGCACGATCATCCCGGCGTACCCCGTCGGCAGCACCGGGCTCTCCTCGAAGTCGCGCAGCGTCTGGTAGCGCCGGGTCGGGTTCGCGTGGTGGTCGCTGTGCCGCTGGAGGTGGTAGAGCAGCACGTTGGTGGCGATGTTGTTGGAGTTCCACGAGTGCGAGGGATCGACCCGCTCGTAGCGCCGCCGCTCGCCGACGCCGACCTTCTGCCGGAGCATCCCGTAGTGCTCCATGTAGTTGACGACCTCGAGCAGCGAGAAGCCGACGACCGCCTGGACCACGAGGTAGGGCAGGATCCCGACGCCGAGCCACGCGACCAGCGCGCCCCAGAGCACCGCCGACATCAGCCAGGCGTTGAGCACATCGTTGCCGAGACGGAACGGGTGCTGCTTGCGGCGGGCGTAGCGGCGCTTCTCCAGCCGCCACGAGCTCTTCAGCGAGCCGAGCACCGTGCGCGGCCAGAACCGGTAGAAGCTCTCGCCCATCCTGCTGCTGGCCGGGTCCTCCGGCGTCGCCACCCGGACGTGGTGACCGCGGTTGTGCTCGATGTAGAAGTGGCCGTAGAAGCTCTGGGCGAGCGCGATCTTCGACAGCCAGCGCTCGTGGCTCTCCTTCTTGTGGCCGAGCTCGTGGGCGGTGTTGATGCCGATCCCGCCGATGCAGCCGATCGAGACCGCCAGCCCCACCTTGTCCCACATCGCGAGGCCGCTCGCACCGGCCGGGCCGCCGGAGATGAGCCACATCGCCCCCACGAACCCGGCGTACTGGATCGGCAGGAAGAGGTAGGTGATCCACCGGTAGTAGCGGTCCTTCTCCAGCGCCTCGATGACGTCGTCGGGCGGGTTCGAGCGGTCCAGCCCCGCCACCAGGTCGATCGCGGGGACCACGACCAGGATCACGATCGGGCCGATCCAGAACCACACCCCCCAGCCGGTCAGCGACCACATCCCCCAGCCGACGAAGGCCAGGGAGGGCACCACCAGGCCGATCAGCCAGAGGTAGCGCTTCTTGTCCGTCCACTGCGCGGTCGAGCCGGCGGGCACGGTGCTCTTGGTGGCGGGGATCATCGGGTCGCCTTCCTGCCGAGAGGTTTACAGAACCATAGAATCTGTCAACCTCCTTGACAAGGGGTGATCGGTTGTCAAGTACGGCGACCCGGCCCGCGCCCTCCCGCTCGGCTCGCCGCCCGGACCGGGTGCGGCCGGCCGCGCCGGGTCCTGCCGCGCCTCCTGGGGTCGGTCCTTCGTTCAATTGTTTGGAGATCGACCGGCCTACTAGCCAGTAACCCCCGGAAGTCCGAGCAATTGAACGGACACCCCGCGAGCGACCGAGTTGCCTTGGCCCGCACCCGGATGGATGTTGGACCCATGACCACCAGCGACCTGCCCGTCGGCATCGACTTCGGCGGCACCGGCATCAAGGGCGCCCCGGTGGACCTGGTGGCCGGCGACTTCGCGGCGGAGCGGGTGCGGGTCCGCACGCCGCACCCCTCGACGCCGGCCGCGGTCGCTGCGGTGTTCAGCGACCTGCTGGCGCACTTCCCGGACACCCGGGGGCCGGTCGGGGTGACCGTGCCGGGCATCGTGCGGCACGGCGTGGTGCACTCCGCGGCGAACATCGACGACGCCTGGCTCGGCA is a window encoding:
- a CDS encoding fasciclin domain-containing protein, producing MKPRLTAAAAALLLTGTALATPGPAQAAARPGAGDRSLATVLAADGHHFDKNPHDFDVLDKLVTRVLTRKPDSRLAILTDGSRRLTAFLPTDGAMRRTISDINDRHYGSERQVFRGIWSTAGLRGTERVLLYHLVRGATLTYAQARKAAPTSLRTMQGGSVDVRKRHGRLLLHDHNPASPNARVIPALRDINAGNRQIAHGISWVISPD
- a CDS encoding fatty acid desaturase, whose protein sequence is MIPATKSTVPAGSTAQWTDKKRYLWLIGLVVPSLAFVGWGMWSLTGWGVWFWIGPIVILVVVPAIDLVAGLDRSNPPDDVIEALEKDRYYRWITYLFLPIQYAGFVGAMWLISGGPAGASGLAMWDKVGLAVSIGCIGGIGINTAHELGHKKESHERWLSKIALAQSFYGHFYIEHNRGHHVRVATPEDPASSRMGESFYRFWPRTVLGSLKSSWRLEKRRYARRKQHPFRLGNDVLNAWLMSAVLWGALVAWLGVGILPYLVVQAVVGFSLLEVVNYMEHYGMLRQKVGVGERRRYERVDPSHSWNSNNIATNVLLYHLQRHSDHHANPTRRYQTLRDFEESPVLPTGYAGMIVLAIVPPLWRRVMDPRVLAHFDGDLSRANLSPHRRERLLAAYPPPVPVAADEHPDATPGAVAEVLAARCPSCDYVYDVAAGDEHEGFAAGTAWADIPDTWCCPDCGVREKVDFVPLEREVGAA
- a CDS encoding TetR/AcrR family transcriptional regulator, encoding MTTAAAHASVPTMRERVVDVGVALTLELGWARVTMGTVAERVGVSRQTVYNEVGTKAGLAEAMILHELDRFLGVVTEAFDARPEHGPGDLVEAIRAAARGVLELAQDNRLLHAVVSATHGADTELLPLLTTHAESLLAAAKLVIGQRIAAYRLDLDEAHLEAAIDMVVRVVLSHVMQPSGPPGRTADDIAWIAARVLR
- the purU gene encoding formyltetrahydrofolate deformylase produces the protein MVHVAPPRPGSPPGHYVLTLACPDRPGIVHAVSGFLVGHGGNIVESQQFGDQLEGRFFMRISFVLAPGAPDLATLRTDFAPIAREFGMDVELRDAAAPYRTLVMVSGHLHCLNDLLFRASTGSLGVEIAGVVSNHTVAEPLVRSWDVPFHHVPVTADTKPQAEAELLRLVDELDVHLVVLARYMQVLSDHLCRSLSGRVINIHHSFLPSFKGAKPYHQAFDRGVKLVGATAHYVTADLDEGPIIEQDVIRVDHGYDQEALVAAGRDVEAQVLSRAVRWHAESRVLVNGHKTVVFR
- a CDS encoding DHA2 family efflux MFS transporter permease subunit encodes the protein MTPADHPAPVRAGTPAGRYVVAAAVLGSGMVLLDGTVVNVALRTVGRDLGASLAQLQWITDGYLLALASLILLGGSLGDRFGRRRVFVIGTVWFALASLACGLAPTPGALVVARIVQGAGAALLTPGSLAMIQGAFDAEDRAEAIGSWSGLGSIAAALGPLVGGGLVQLASWRWIFLVNLPVAVVTVVVARRHVPETRDPGAPDRFDVPGAVLATLALGGATYALVQWGDPGMAWAVALAVLAAAGFVLRERTSDHPMLALGIFADRTFSAANGLTVLAYAALGALLFFLVLQLQVVGGYGPLAAGLSTLPITVCMLLLAARGGRLAARTGPRIPLTLGPLVMAAGSLLLLRVGPEVRYTTDVLPGLTVFGLGLALMVAPLTATVLAAAPAEHAGIASGVNNAVARTGSLLAVAALPVAVGLSGSEYADPLTLDPAYRSAILACAGLLALGGLVSWLTIRTRVVGRRP